In Lactococcus garvieae subsp. garvieae, the following proteins share a genomic window:
- a CDS encoding sensor histidine kinase: protein MATKWKNKFAVSIGLALLLLGVNSLVFTALNAEQYIFNDYFQSKYFKQEIATLEEALINTQVNPNLPIKVTTEDIEEYRMTQPDKYSQVSAIKEDPVFLERLNDAKAAGDKTAIKKLEDQQNKKLNEVEKLFTDDKYVTEKVKEQKKELIAQQKTDWMPQYKELSSDIHYQVTEINSGKYLDNLSDNKTFATAKTLFKGNVSQINVDDHNQFEGQIIILKNSNFNQRASVKSFTEMKNLTIGLLCTSILSFAAFIFYWKKTEKGEDILLEKVKSCDKIALDGQIFLALILSLLYLALTREASVTWSFLPFLQKFCWAFLVLYLFALVSGGIYHKAQEHGNWQQTYLARSIRLLKDAADNFSRGSKAWFIFWSMGAAAFGFLLAMMWGGQGIVLYLFVLVIYLLLISIYLLRRLAMFNQTVKIIEEIAQGKNAEVLNVKPKGKTVFRSVSENLKTINEEVKTSKSQQVKSERLKTELITNVSHDLRTPLTSIITSVDLLRNADLSQDEKEKYVAVIDQKSKRLKVLIDDLFEVSKMASGNMDLKKSRIDLVQLLDQSLAELSEKIEDSSLKFVTQTDKELLALVDGDKMWRVFENLIHNILKYSMENTRVYISGHKSEKGTIELVFKNISREELGENSQELSQRFKRGDLSRNTTGSGLGLAIAQSIVEAHEGHFLLETDGDLFKITLSFPSLEV from the coding sequence TTGGCTACAAAATGGAAAAATAAATTTGCTGTGAGTATTGGGCTAGCTTTGCTTCTTTTAGGAGTGAACAGTTTAGTTTTTACAGCTTTGAATGCTGAACAATACATTTTTAACGACTATTTTCAGTCGAAATACTTCAAGCAAGAAATTGCGACTTTAGAAGAAGCACTGATCAATACTCAGGTAAATCCAAATTTACCGATAAAGGTAACAACAGAGGATATTGAAGAATATCGTATGACTCAACCGGACAAATATTCGCAAGTCAGTGCGATTAAAGAAGATCCGGTCTTCCTTGAACGTCTCAATGATGCTAAAGCAGCTGGGGACAAAACAGCAATCAAGAAACTTGAAGACCAACAAAATAAAAAGTTAAATGAAGTAGAGAAATTATTTACCGATGACAAATACGTCACAGAGAAGGTAAAGGAGCAAAAGAAAGAGTTAATTGCGCAGCAGAAAACAGATTGGATGCCACAATATAAGGAGCTTTCCTCAGACATTCATTATCAAGTGACTGAAATTAACTCAGGAAAATATCTGGATAATTTATCCGATAATAAAACCTTTGCTACAGCAAAAACTTTATTCAAGGGCAACGTCAGTCAAATTAATGTTGATGATCACAATCAATTTGAAGGGCAAATTATTATATTAAAAAATAGCAACTTCAACCAAAGAGCTTCTGTTAAAAGTTTTACTGAAATGAAAAACTTAACCATTGGGCTTCTATGTACCAGTATTTTGAGTTTTGCAGCCTTCATTTTTTACTGGAAGAAAACAGAAAAAGGAGAAGATATACTTCTAGAAAAAGTTAAATCTTGCGATAAAATAGCGCTTGACGGGCAGATTTTCCTTGCTTTGATTCTTTCTCTCCTTTATTTGGCACTTACACGTGAGGCTAGTGTTACATGGAGTTTCCTTCCTTTTCTCCAAAAATTCTGTTGGGCATTCTTAGTGCTTTACCTGTTTGCACTTGTGAGTGGGGGGATTTATCATAAGGCACAGGAACACGGAAATTGGCAACAAACCTATCTTGCCAGAAGTATAAGGCTCTTAAAAGATGCTGCTGATAACTTCTCTAGAGGATCAAAAGCTTGGTTCATTTTCTGGAGCATGGGCGCAGCAGCATTTGGCTTTCTGCTGGCAATGATGTGGGGAGGACAAGGAATTGTTCTCTACTTGTTTGTGCTCGTGATTTATCTTTTATTGATTTCGATTTATCTGCTGCGACGTCTGGCCATGTTTAATCAGACCGTGAAAATTATTGAGGAAATTGCTCAAGGGAAAAATGCTGAAGTCTTAAACGTGAAGCCCAAGGGGAAAACTGTTTTTCGAAGCGTTTCAGAAAATCTTAAAACTATCAATGAGGAAGTGAAAACTTCCAAAAGTCAGCAAGTAAAAAGTGAACGTTTGAAGACCGAGCTCATCACAAATGTTTCCCATGATTTAAGAACACCCTTGACTTCAATCATTACTTCTGTTGATTTATTGCGAAATGCTGATCTGTCCCAAGATGAAAAGGAGAAGTATGTTGCAGTTATCGACCAAAAATCAAAGCGTTTAAAAGTTCTCATCGATGATCTTTTCGAAGTATCCAAAATGGCCAGTGGTAATATGGACTTGAAAAAAAGTAGAATTGATCTTGTGCAACTGCTCGATCAATCACTGGCGGAGCTTTCTGAGAAAATCGAAGACTCCTCCTTGAAGTTTGTTACGCAAACAGACAAGGAGCTCTTGGCTTTGGTAGATGGGGATAAGATGTGGCGAGTGTTCGAAAATTTAATCCACAACATCTTGAAATACTCTATGGAAAACACGAGAGTTTATATCTCCGGACATAAAAGTGAAAAGGGCACAATTGAATTGGTCTTTAAAAATATTTCACGTGAAGAACTCGGAGAAAATAGTCAAGAATTGTCACAGCGCTTCAAAAGAGGCGATTTATCAAGGAACACAACGGGTTCAGGCTTGGGGCTAGCTATAGCTCAGTCGATTGTGGAAGCACATGAGGGCCATTTCCTTTTAGAAACGGATGGGGATTTGTTTAAAATAACTTTGTCCTTCCCAAGCTTAGAGGTTTAA
- a CDS encoding response regulator transcription factor produces MKHTVLIVDDEKEIREAIALYLKNEGIHAIQAKNGVEALELLDQEEVHLIIMDVMMPKLDGIEATFKIRQSQQIPILMLSAKSEDTDKILGLQIGADDYLTKPFNPLELIARVKSQLRRYTSLGSYEKAESVIQLHGLTIDQDGKEVRVDGELIKLTPTEFKITELLACNAGKVFSITEIYERVWQEPGFNAENTVAVHIRKIREKIEVNPKNPKYLKVVWGIGYKMEK; encoded by the coding sequence ATGAAGCATACCGTTCTAATTGTGGACGATGAAAAAGAGATACGTGAAGCAATTGCTCTTTATCTAAAAAATGAGGGAATACATGCGATTCAGGCAAAAAATGGTGTGGAAGCACTGGAACTTCTTGATCAAGAAGAAGTCCACTTAATTATCATGGATGTCATGATGCCTAAGCTCGATGGTATTGAAGCCACTTTTAAGATACGTCAATCACAACAGATTCCTATTCTGATGTTAAGTGCTAAAAGTGAAGATACAGATAAAATTTTAGGCCTACAAATTGGGGCAGATGATTACTTGACAAAGCCCTTCAATCCTTTAGAATTAATCGCGCGTGTCAAGTCGCAGCTACGCAGATATACCTCCTTAGGGAGCTATGAAAAAGCAGAAAGTGTCATTCAACTTCATGGTTTGACCATTGATCAAGACGGCAAGGAAGTGCGCGTAGACGGGGAACTGATAAAATTAACACCCACAGAATTCAAAATTACAGAATTATTGGCTTGTAATGCTGGCAAAGTTTTCTCAATTACGGAAATCTATGAACGTGTCTGGCAAGAGCCGGGATTTAATGCAGAAAATACTGTGGCTGTACATATCAGAAAAATCCGTGAAAAAATAGAAGTAAATCCAAAAAATCCAAAATATTTAAAGGTGGTATGGGGCATTGGCTACAAAATGGAAAAATAA